The Rattus norvegicus strain BN/NHsdMcwi chromosome 2, GRCr8, whole genome shotgun sequence nucleotide sequence TCCCTCATCACAGATGTGCCTGGGGGCTTGTTTCCTAGATGATGCTAGAGCCTGCCAAGTTAACAGTATTAGTTATCACAGTGCTctgagagttggctcagtggttaagagcactgactgctctaccagaggtcctgagttcaattcccagcaaccacatggtggctcactaccacctataatggaatctgatgccctcttctggtgtgtctgaagatagcgacagtgtactcataaataacttgaaagaatttttttgtaaaaattttaaatcaaaagaCTTTAAAGTCTTAAAATATCTTTAGCAATGTGAAATATGttttaattacatatttattCTAACTTACTCAGAATTACTTAGAGGCAAAGAGAAGCAAATTTTTGCTGACTCCCAGTTGACCGTTGACTAGGAAATTCAGTTACCCTGTATATAAGTCCAGAAGGATCCCAAAAGAATCCGAGAATTGCTTTATTTCATTGGGAAGTAACTCATGGCTTTGCACTGGCAGGTCCATAATTAAGTTTTGGTTTTGCAGGGTCCTGAGTATAactcaggttggccttaaacttgagGTATGCCTGTCTTaacttctgagtgttgggattacagtgTACTCTGCCATACAATGTACCCTagatgacctggaacttgctgtgacCCCCTAGGATTGCAAGTCTTAGTCGTGATCTGTAGCTGGGTCCAATTTCACACTTTGAGCAGATGAGATAACTTATTAAAGTGCTTACCAAGGGAGCTCAacaaaacctgagtttgattcctaggtCCAATGGTAGAGAGGACCAATTCTCAAGAGATTTTCTATGACATCCATGAGCATGTatgtcatgtatatatgtattcacacTCATAGCCATCATACACATATAGtaaatacatgtttttaattATGCATTTACAAATGCAATGTTCCTCAGCTCAGTTTTTCCTGAGAATATTTGATTTCCCATATCCCTGACTTGCTCTCTAACCAGTAGGAAGGAGCAGGATATTTTATATCCCTCCTCTGTAGGGATTTGACGTGTTAAATTACATCACCAATGACTACCCTCTATTGCTATCAAGTTGATTTAAAATAATACTGTATCTCAATAAGAGGCATTGTGTATAAGAAGTGGGAAAATCATTTCGTCAAGTTGGGTTTTGCTCAGATTCCCAGTTTCCTTGGCATTATTGGAATTAGGTATCTTTAAGAAGAGTCAGACATGCTAGAAGCTTGGGAGATAAATTATTCTTGAGGTAGCATGTGTGGCATTTGGAGGGAACGCTAGCCCCAGAGCCACGGAGCTAAGCCCCACATGATTTATTTTACTGCAGGGACTTTAACTGCACTTCGGATGTGTTACCAAGGTTATGGTCACCCACTGATGCTATTTCTAGAAGAAGGAGGAGTAGTGACGGTCTGCAAAATTACCACTCAGGAGCCTGAGGACACACTGGATTTTGATTTCTGCAGCACCAATGTTATGAATAAAATTATCCTGCAGTCCGAGGGACTCCGGGAAGCCTTTTCTGAGTTGGACATGACAGGTGATGTCCTACAGATCACCGTGTCTCCTGACAAGCCCTACTTCAGGTACGACAGTGCAATTACCCCTGATGTGGTCTGGCATGGACCCAACCTCCATGCAACATTGAGTTGCGTTgagttgaggtttttttttttaactcattctAGAATTTTCAGAAGCATTTGATTATTCCATAATTTTACAACCTCAAGATAGGAAACTTAAGACATACAAAGAGTAACCCAAAAGCATTTATGCTGGAAGTTGATTTCGTAGTCTACAAACCAGTGGTATTTAAATGGCTGTCTGTGATGCACATGAGGTTCCATCTTAAGGAAAATTGGATTTCAACCTTTAAACAGCATGTACATGGTATCCGTTTTTCTTTTACGACAGTTCAGGATATAAAAGGAAGTAGGTATTTCTGATTTGctgatagctttttttttttttttacttagtagCTATTGATGATCTAAGGTACATATCTATCTTAACACTGGTGAGGGGAAAAATGGGAATcagcagagaaagaacaaaattgcAAACCATTTAGAATACTACTCCACGCCCTggcaatgggcaaagagacacctGGTTTGTGGTGTGTTCTTGTATCAGTCAGGGCAGGCCTTTGttcatcctagcttgatgcctAGCTTGGTGACCAAAGCTCTCATGCCTAGGGCACATAAAATcctgaaggaaaaaagaaagaataataatacTCACAGGAACTTGGGAAACAGTTCTCAAGTACTTGGAGTATTGGAAACCATGGACCTCATTGAGTCAGGCATTTTTCAGCAGAAATACAATGTCAAAACTGTTCTGATATTTTGTCCCAGCAAAATttctgagtgttttttttttcagagctaaatTAATTTTATAGAACTTAACATTTTTGAAGATTTGCAGAGAATATaagttgtggggttttgttttcttttgtttttgacttAGGAACAATTATGGGGAGCCCTCTCCTGTGATTAGTCAGATAAGACTTTTTTACTCATGATATACTAAAAGTTAACCAAAATGGAAAGCACTGACACCCAGTCAATCCTTTAAATCAAGTATCAGAGGATCCTCTTCCACATCAGCTCTCGGAAGAAGTACCCAGATGGGCCCTGCGTCCCATTCCAGGATGGGAAGCAATTTGACATGTGGAAGTGGCTGGGAATTGTTTTTACAGATATGTTAGAATTTGAAGTTCATGTGGCTCTGGTGGGGTAgttgggtatgtgtgtggtgctgaGGAAATGAGCCTAGGCTGGAAATGGAGACCTGATGACAGTCATCCTGCATGAGAGCCGAGCAGAAGGAACTCAGAAGTTACACCAGAGCAGGGAATATAGACTGACTGGGAACATGGAGGGTAGACCCCGAGCTTTAGGAAGATCTTCCAGGACTGATCACTGCTTGTCAGCGTGCTTCTCCCATAGCAAATGCTTAGGCAGTTCTTGGAGACTAAACTCAGAACTGTGTACATTTGCTGACAGTACAAAGTTGGAAAGGCCATTAAACTTCTAAGATCAGTCTAACACAGAGAAACTGTAATAGTAAAGCACAATTTAAAGGCACAAATTGCATGTAAATGGTTCAGCTGTATAAGCTAGGAATGGACCTTACAATTCATTTAAACCAAGGCCTTCTATTATGCACAGTTCTCTGAAATATAGTTCTAGATTTAAAGATAAGGAAAGTTAACTGTTCTTATCCAGCTGAACAGAGTACAAACTATATAATCTGATATGATGTTTTCTTCAAAGCTGTAGAAAAGTTTCAGACTTTTAAGAgtatgctctttcagaggacccaagtttgattcttagcaccatGTCAaccagctcacaactgcctgtaactccagctccaaagagaAGTTCTGGAGAGTATGGACtctcatacacagacagacagacagacagacagacagacagacagacagacagacatccgaCCGACTGACCGACCAATAAAGGTAGAAAGTAAAAAGTTTTAAGCTTGTTATTAGATACTCTTTGCCTCTACAGCATCCTGTGGAAACGTCATTATGATGCTTGATAAGGTGTCTATAGCTGTGAGTGGTGCTATCAGCTTGAGCCTGTTACATGGTGACAATGTTGTGTGTGGTCCTGTGTATGTAGTGTATTTGCATGAATGTGCAGTTGCATGTGGTCTTATGTATACATacgaggccagaaaaggacatggGGTGCTTTCCTCCATTGCCTTCCACCTTACTGCCTTGAATCACAAGCTCCCCGTTATGGCTAAGCACCTGCTACTGCGTTATGAGGACTGCTAATCTCCATCCCTGAGTGgtagggttacaggcatgcatgGTCATACCTGGCCTTTCATGTGAGATCTAGGATTTGAACTGAGGTTCTGAAGCTTGCAGTGCAAATGCACTTACCTGCTGGATAGAATCCCTATAACTTGGATTTTAATATGTCATTTCTTAAGGCAGTATGGATTCTGATATTGCTTATTATTGAATCTGTGAATAAATGAGTCACTTTCAACCTTAGGTTGTCTACTTTTGGAAATGCAGGAAACTCCCATCTTGACTATCCCAAAGATTCGGATTTGGTGGAAGCATTTCACTGTAATAAGACCCAGATCAACAGGTCAGTACTTACTATGAAGGTTACATTGTTGAGTACCAGATTTCCATATAAATACAAAACAGGTAATTTTTAATCTGTTAAATGCATCACATTAAAGAGAGTAGATGGTTGGACACTAGATTACTTAGGGATATTGCGTTGTAGTCTCAGGCTGTAAAGCAAGAAGTCCAGCACCTTGGTTAAGAATTTGCTACTCAGTAGTTCCTGGCTAACGTTTGTCCTTTACTTTGTGGAATGCATTGCATTTAATGGATCCAAATAACAGCTTTTCATTTACTCTCCCACAGATACAAACTTTCTTTACTGAAACCTTCTACAAAGGCATTAGCTTTATCTTGTAAAGTGTCTATTCGGACAGATAATCGAGGATTCCTCTCATTACAGTACATGATTAGAAATGAGGATGGGCAAATATGCTTTGTGGAATATTACTGCTGCCCTGATGAAGAAGTCCCTGAGTCTTGAATAATTCACTGTGAATATTTGTGTCTCTGTAGTTGGTGTTGTCACTCTGACTGTATAATCCTGATGATTTCATATTGGATTATATACAGAGATGCATGGAGAAGATAGGGCCAAGGTCCCATTCTGTAAATAGTGTTTATTTTGTGAATAAATTTTTCATGTGGCCAGAAATTATCTGGCTTATTGTACTGTCCTGTGATTAgcgttcttttcttccttttaaaaaatgtgttcagtgtgtgtgtgtgtgtgtgtgtgtgtgtgtgtgtgtgtgtgtgtgcctatcttGATGCCCTAGAACTAGAAGCACAGATGGTTTCAAGctgccatgtaggttctgggaaccaaagccTTTTCTCTGCAATGACGACTGCACCATATCCCCAGCATTCTCCTCTCCCATGATGACTGCGCCACATCCCCAGCATTCTCCTCTCCCCATGACTAGCTTCCCAACTTAGGGAATCAGTGAATCAAGATGGATAAATTATGGTTTTCCACTTCAGTAGACTTTTGTTTTTCGGTTTTTcaagatggtttctctgtgtaatagccctggctatcctagctaccaccaggctggcatcaaactcagaggtccccGATCTCTggatatgcaccaccatgctggaTCTAACATAGACTATCTTAAGAATCTATACAAAGTTGGATGGAGTCATATCTGACGTgttcttttatttatatcttaGTGTACATTCCAGACACTAGATCTTAAAGCTGAGTGGCTCACCATCATCACACCAATGTCAGAATCATCTAGAGACTTGGTGGTGGGGACAGCACTGTTTTTTATCAAACTTCCTCCAGAAAATTTAGATGTTCGCCAAAGTGTTGAACCACTATTTGAGAGAATCTTCTTGATTTTGTAACATTCTAACATTCACCTGTATTGCTCCCCACCTCCAGGGACTCTTTGCATAACTgttctagaacttactatgtagaccaggctggcctcgaactcagagacccacctgcctctgactcccaagtactgggattaaaagtgtactgCCCTGGCCTCAGTTCCTTTTTGCAGTCTCACTGGTGTTCCAGGAACCGTCTTAGGTCAAATGCCCTCACACTCGGTACTCTCAGGACTCTTAAAGGACTCACAGGACCCTGTGGCATCTGGCTCTCCATCCTACTTTTTCCTTCACAAGAAAGGATTGACTTCCACATTGCCCAAAAAAAATGAGccatgtttgtatttttctgggtagttttatttttctaaaatagtttttgtggcaacagatttttttttttgtcattaacAAAATACAATACTAAAATCATAAGATTAGCCTTCTCAATAGAAAAAATACAAATCTAAAATTCTTTTCTGTGCTAGGTGATAACAATTGTAAACAGGCACTGATAGTTTGGGGCATGATATTTTATCATGGGAAAATGATGTCATTCTACTACAAGATTCATGCTCTCCCAACTCCGGACCGGCAAGTTACAGGCTGAGGCCTGACAGACCTTACCCGGTACCTCAAGTCAGACCGCCGGAAGGAGCGCTCCTGGAAGCTGCCTGCCTGCAGGTGGCTTGAAAAGCTATGGCTGCCGCTGTGATGCTGTGTGCTGCGCGGGTTCTGGGAGCTGGATCCCAGGAACCTGCCAGGCACAGGTCAGACACACCCACCAGAGAGCTTCTTTGCTGTCCTTCTGGGAGCTCATCTCCATGAGAGCCGAACCTCTACGGAAGAAGAAGGTAAACTCTAGAAAGGATCAAGCAGCAAAGGATCGCTTGAAAAAGAGAATCTGAAAACTGGAAAGAGCCACCCAA carries:
- the Rad1 gene encoding cell cycle checkpoint protein RAD1 isoform X1 is translated as MPLLTQYNEDEYEQYCLVASLDNVRNLSTVLKAIHFKEHATCFATKNGIKVTVENAKCVQANAFIQADVFQEFIIQEESVTFRINLTILLDCLSIFGSSPTPGTLTALRMCYQGYGHPLMLFLEEGGVVTVCKITTQEPEDTLDFDFCSTNVMNKIILQSEGLREAFSELDMTGDVLQITVSPDKPYFRLSTFGNAGNSHLDYPKDSDLVEAFHCNKTQINRYKLSLLKPSTKALALSCKVSIRTDNRGFLSLQYMIRNEDGQICFVEYYCCPDEEVPES